A single genomic interval of Leptospira dzoumogneensis harbors:
- a CDS encoding alpha/beta hydrolase, whose translation MLRFLSAFFVCVPLIVSCSANIALKGEILHPKTSDGWDITLEHFPPLQGTANKKYPVILCHGFIANRIYLKINEKSSIVANLQKEGYDVWLLELRGKQEAGSPSLFWGDKTFDYSIDDYIKQDADAAIQYVLKTTGKEKVNWIGHSMGGMIQYARLGSLGENRVANFVAIGSPAIMDPPSDALKLWSSFTWALNLWPAVPTETWSGVRGGTGLPIFPKRSFEEVFWHAPNIEPKIVSGIFTDSIATVSKREARQMDKIVETGQFRSEDGKLIYSQAFGNIKIPVLLVAGRRDKLGFTYSLRYVYDQLGSADKTLFVLSKGKGFSEDYGHTDLVVGKKADDEVFPTIIHWLNKRN comes from the coding sequence ATGCTTCGTTTTCTTTCCGCATTCTTCGTATGCGTACCTTTAATCGTTTCTTGTTCCGCGAATATCGCGTTAAAAGGTGAGATACTTCACCCTAAAACCTCCGATGGCTGGGACATCACTCTGGAACATTTTCCTCCTCTGCAAGGAACCGCTAATAAAAAATATCCTGTGATACTGTGTCACGGATTCATAGCGAATCGAATCTATCTTAAGATCAATGAAAAGTCATCCATCGTAGCAAATCTTCAAAAAGAAGGATACGATGTTTGGCTTTTAGAGTTAAGAGGAAAACAAGAAGCAGGATCTCCTTCTTTATTCTGGGGGGATAAAACTTTTGATTATTCCATCGATGATTATATAAAACAAGATGCGGACGCTGCGATCCAATATGTTCTCAAAACCACCGGCAAAGAAAAAGTGAACTGGATCGGTCATAGTATGGGAGGAATGATCCAATACGCAAGACTCGGAAGTTTAGGTGAGAACAGAGTAGCTAACTTTGTAGCGATCGGTTCTCCTGCAATCATGGATCCTCCATCTGATGCTTTAAAATTATGGTCCAGTTTTACTTGGGCGTTAAATTTATGGCCTGCAGTTCCTACAGAAACTTGGTCTGGGGTCAGAGGAGGAACAGGGCTGCCTATCTTTCCTAAAAGAAGTTTCGAAGAAGTATTCTGGCACGCACCAAATATAGAGCCTAAAATTGTTTCCGGGATATTTACCGACTCCATTGCTACAGTTTCCAAAAGAGAAGCAAGACAGATGGATAAGATCGTTGAAACAGGACAATTCCGTTCCGAAGACGGAAAGCTGATCTACTCACAAGCTTTCGGAAATATCAAGATCCCGGTTCTATTAGTCGCAGGCCGAAGAGACAAATTAGGATTCACATATTCTCTCAGATATGTTTACGATCAATTAGGCTCTGCAGATAAAACCTTATTCGTACTTTCTAAAGGAAAAGGTTTTTCGGAAGACTATGGTCACACTGACCTAGTAGTAGGAAAGAAGGCGGATGACGAAGTATTTCCAACGATCATCCACTGGTTAAACAAAAGAAATTAA
- a CDS encoding alpha/beta hydrolase produces MKFKNKIILFLFSTFLFFSCTRYAVITEEAFKNQTANIASNVYLTNFLKHSSDYPPVLLLDPILVNKKSLYLGDYNGLIGVLSGNGFSVFLLHFEVYPGLDLKEVGEKLIPQAVSQVQGLSNRKDYILGGVSVGGQAILHYIRSKKDPAISKVFFLGTGMDYKYNDSFIDDMKKEKRFGTDLSNSCKNKDSFCSRFISLDEDNPTTLYLYQTLWNYLPSLEENPKVWVDFELMDFPTLFVAGKLDNISTSESIHPVYRRKRGFTQFLEAGRDNGGKIDYDHLSLFAHESAPSDIYQKIADWLAKKKGE; encoded by the coding sequence ATGAAATTCAAAAATAAAATCATACTTTTCTTATTTTCCACTTTTCTGTTTTTCTCCTGCACTCGATATGCAGTGATCACGGAAGAAGCATTTAAAAATCAGACTGCAAATATTGCATCTAACGTATATCTCACAAATTTTTTAAAACATAGCTCCGATTATCCGCCTGTTCTACTTTTGGATCCGATCCTTGTGAACAAAAAGTCTTTGTATCTTGGGGATTATAACGGTCTTATCGGAGTATTAAGCGGGAACGGCTTCTCAGTATTCCTATTACATTTCGAAGTATATCCAGGATTAGATCTGAAAGAAGTGGGAGAAAAGCTGATCCCTCAAGCAGTCTCTCAAGTCCAAGGCTTAAGCAATCGTAAGGATTATATTTTGGGCGGAGTCTCCGTAGGAGGCCAAGCGATCCTTCATTATATCCGATCCAAAAAAGATCCTGCAATCTCTAAGGTTTTCTTTTTAGGGACCGGAATGGATTATAAGTACAATGATAGTTTCATAGATGATATGAAAAAAGAGAAACGATTCGGGACTGATCTTTCCAATTCTTGCAAGAATAAGGATAGTTTCTGTTCTAGATTTATCTCTTTGGACGAAGACAATCCTACAACTTTATATCTTTACCAAACATTATGGAATTATCTTCCTTCCTTAGAAGAAAATCCGAAAGTTTGGGTGGACTTCGAGCTGATGGACTTCCCTACTCTATTTGTTGCAGGTAAGTTAGACAATATCTCTACTTCCGAATCTATTCATCCGGTGTATCGCAGAAAAAGAGGATTCACTCAGTTCTTAGAAGCTGGACGCGATAACGGTGGAAAGATAGATTACGATCACCTTTCCTTATTCGCACATGAGTCCGCGCCTTCCGATATCTACCAAAAGATCGCAGATTGGTTGGCTAAGAAAAAAGGGGAATAA
- the msrA gene encoding peptide-methionine (S)-S-oxide reductase MsrA, producing the protein MSEQKDLEYAVLGGGCFWCVEAIYQLVDGVESIVSGYAGGHDPAPNYRSICTGLTGHAEVIRVGFDPSKISYKNILEIFWEAHDPTTRNKQGNDEGPQYRSIILYENQTQKEIAEASRTEAGPKFASTIVTEIIALEKFFPAENYHQNYFRLNPGQPYCHYVIRPKIEKFLKKKTTH; encoded by the coding sequence ATGTCGGAACAAAAAGATCTGGAATACGCAGTTTTAGGTGGAGGATGTTTTTGGTGTGTAGAAGCGATCTACCAATTGGTGGACGGAGTAGAATCCATCGTCTCCGGTTATGCGGGAGGACATGACCCTGCACCGAATTATAGATCAATTTGTACGGGACTTACCGGGCATGCGGAAGTGATCCGAGTAGGATTCGATCCAAGTAAGATCTCCTACAAAAACATTTTAGAAATTTTCTGGGAAGCACACGATCCTACTACCAGGAATAAACAGGGCAACGACGAAGGTCCTCAATATAGAAGTATCATCTTATACGAAAACCAAACTCAGAAAGAAATTGCTGAAGCTTCCAGAACAGAAGCTGGGCCTAAGTTTGCTTCTACTATCGTGACGGAGATTATTGCATTAGAAAAGTTTTTCCCGGCGGAAAATTATCACCAAAACTATTTCAGGCTAAATCCAGGACAGCCTTACTGTCATTATGTGATCCGCCCTAAGATCGAAAAATTTTTGAAAAAGAAAACTACTCACTGA
- a CDS encoding fatty acid desaturase CarF family protein — MNFLKILFPSPFKFHRLVEVLSILLFLLFAGLCLYEFGALFSPALRDSPWIFLAELVALLFLAYITADFLSGFVHFLGDSFGNEFTPYIGPAFIFPFRDHHVDPKGITRHDFVETNGNNCLVSLPILLYCFFAPLENGDVPWARTFWILVLVGIFFTNQIHKWAHQDEPNKLIKYMQKKRWILSPEHHKIHHTAPYDTYFCITTGWWNPLLHKIRFFPTVKKSVDSFLDFLHIG; from the coding sequence ATGAACTTCCTGAAAATTTTATTCCCCTCTCCCTTTAAGTTCCATAGGCTAGTGGAAGTTCTAAGTATACTTTTATTCTTACTTTTTGCCGGACTATGTCTGTATGAGTTCGGAGCGTTATTCTCGCCGGCCCTCCGGGATTCTCCCTGGATTTTCTTAGCTGAACTTGTAGCTCTCTTATTCTTAGCTTATATTACCGCCGACTTTCTTTCCGGCTTTGTTCATTTTTTAGGAGATAGTTTCGGGAACGAATTCACTCCTTATATCGGACCTGCTTTTATTTTTCCTTTTAGGGACCATCATGTAGACCCTAAAGGTATCACTCGGCATGATTTTGTGGAGACTAACGGGAATAATTGTCTAGTGTCACTTCCCATTCTTCTATATTGCTTTTTTGCTCCGTTGGAAAACGGGGATGTTCCTTGGGCCAGAACATTTTGGATACTTGTTCTAGTCGGGATCTTCTTCACTAATCAAATCCATAAATGGGCACACCAAGACGAACCGAACAAACTCATCAAATACATGCAAAAAAAGCGTTGGATACTTTCTCCTGAGCATCATAAAATACATCATACGGCTCCGTACGATACATATTTTTGTATTACGACCGGCTGGTGGAATCCGCTACTTCATAAGATCCGATTTTTTCCAACCGTGAAGAAGTCGGTGGACTCCTTTCTAGATTTTCTCCATATCGGATAA
- a CDS encoding DUF1564 family protein produces MKLKLILNPKPIKSKSWKARSPRESMPVCTLILPDNLYKNYLKNWNGSRPGATCLKDLLELYGPDLQFQEKLNPDSVLMMYQKKEEGRQKNWNRLNFRPDLEDWNLLGNYARKHGVSKCYLFTFLLSKYFSDTPSPEFSKKKKVA; encoded by the coding sequence ATGAAGTTGAAACTAATATTAAACCCCAAACCGATCAAAAGTAAATCTTGGAAGGCTAGGTCTCCCAGAGAATCCATGCCGGTCTGTACCTTGATCCTGCCGGATAATTTGTATAAAAATTATCTCAAAAACTGGAACGGATCTAGACCGGGAGCCACATGTCTAAAGGACTTATTGGAACTATACGGACCTGATTTGCAGTTCCAAGAGAAATTAAATCCTGACTCCGTTCTGATGATGTATCAAAAAAAGGAAGAAGGCAGGCAGAAAAACTGGAATCGACTGAATTTCAGACCTGATCTGGAAGATTGGAATCTTTTAGGGAACTACGCAAGAAAACACGGAGTTTCCAAGTGTTACTTGTTTACGTTTTTGTTAAGCAAATACTTTTCCGATACTCCTTCTCCCGAGTTTTCTAAAAAGAAGAAGGTAGCCTGA
- a CDS encoding pyrimidine/purine nucleoside phosphorylase: MQQFDNVTVIKKANVYFDGKVTSRTVLFSNGEKKTLGILMPGEYEFGTDQKEIMEILDGDLLVQLPGNPEWKEIKGGQSFEVPANSKFKLNVKKLSDYCCSYLK, from the coding sequence ATGCAACAATTCGATAACGTAACAGTAATTAAAAAAGCGAACGTATACTTTGACGGCAAAGTCACCAGTAGGACTGTATTATTCTCCAATGGAGAAAAAAAGACACTAGGCATCTTAATGCCCGGAGAATACGAGTTCGGAACAGACCAAAAAGAAATTATGGAAATTCTGGATGGAGATCTTTTGGTACAACTGCCTGGAAATCCCGAATGGAAAGAGATCAAAGGTGGACAATCTTTTGAAGTTCCTGCAAATTCCAAATTCAAACTGAACGTAAAAAAGCTAAGCGACTATTGCTGTTCCTATCTTAAGTAA
- a CDS encoding cyclic nucleotide-binding domain-containing protein: MGINILEFINNVSVKTYLAGEDVFKEKDPSNGMMYFVFTGALEIRKSYDGEERVIRNLEPGSFFGEIALINNVPRAATARVITEKAKIGILDQEMFYRIGQTNPKFFSLLLNTTIQRLVSVEDEIAKLSSGQPIHPIRSRD, from the coding sequence ATGGGAATTAATATTTTAGAATTCATAAATAACGTATCAGTTAAGACCTATCTTGCCGGAGAAGATGTTTTTAAAGAAAAAGATCCTTCCAACGGAATGATGTATTTTGTTTTCACAGGCGCTCTGGAGATCAGAAAGTCCTACGATGGAGAAGAAAGAGTGATCCGAAATTTAGAACCTGGATCCTTTTTCGGAGAAATCGCATTGATCAATAACGTACCTAGAGCCGCAACCGCAAGAGTCATCACTGAAAAAGCAAAGATAGGTATCTTGGACCAGGAAATGTTCTATCGGATCGGACAAACGAATCCTAAATTTTTCTCACTCCTTCTAAACACTACAATCCAAAGATTGGTTTCCGTAGAAGATGAGATCGCAAAATTAAGTTCAGGACAACCTATTCATCCGATCCGCAGCAGAGATTAA
- a CDS encoding methyl-accepting chemotaxis protein, whose translation MLFKLRLYYFFSYSIFTSLVLGSILGTFYILGILPAEKFGSAASISAGVGVFFSLCMGIFSGTWLAKTFQTIQDSFKKVSKGDLTARIETNSKDLLFDFYESFHRMLQGQSELIGLIRNTAEILSADSGEMRTVVLDFGSNIQSQSAATEEVSASIEEISGVATSISSIAGENANSMSNLVSEVEKLSSAIEKTKGQVDETLVSFEDISKRAEKGSQSLTYMGQAIDNLSKSSKEITKTIGNIADISEKINMLALNASIEAARAGEAGRGFAVVADEVSKLAERTALSVRSINELVKKNQEDMNQGLERIQITTKEIQEIIETIDRMSVQIKEVRAAVNSQQELRNSVLKEADFVFKRSDEIRNAVTEHNTATREVVDSVSSISALAVNNSENSDTLAERILGISNTADKLGNTVEMFRIAAKEKAAEKLLDPKTHELKFTAAIGKLYYVKKYDLVEIVWTENFSYEGYREMLEKGLELVREKQVTKWMADTSNMGIVSAEAQTWVNETWFPKAIASTLKKIAIVIPQSVLSELSIDTKSMKAGNIDLINTPSREDGMRWLTSK comes from the coding sequence ATGTTATTCAAACTTAGGCTCTATTATTTTTTCTCTTATTCCATTTTCACTTCTTTGGTGCTCGGTTCCATACTCGGAACATTCTATATTTTAGGAATTCTACCCGCTGAAAAATTCGGATCGGCAGCCTCCATCTCCGCGGGAGTCGGAGTTTTCTTTTCTTTATGTATGGGGATTTTTTCAGGCACTTGGCTTGCTAAAACATTCCAAACCATACAAGATTCATTTAAGAAAGTCAGTAAAGGCGACTTAACTGCGAGAATAGAAACAAACTCCAAAGATCTACTTTTTGATTTTTATGAAAGTTTTCATAGAATGTTACAAGGACAGTCAGAGTTGATCGGACTGATCAGAAATACGGCAGAAATTCTTTCTGCAGATTCGGGAGAGATGAGAACCGTAGTCTTGGACTTCGGCTCCAATATACAATCCCAGTCAGCAGCTACCGAAGAAGTCTCCGCATCCATCGAAGAAATTTCAGGAGTAGCAACTTCCATCTCTTCTATCGCGGGAGAGAATGCGAACAGCATGAGCAATTTGGTTTCGGAAGTGGAAAAACTTTCTTCTGCGATCGAAAAAACGAAAGGGCAAGTAGACGAGACCTTAGTTTCCTTTGAAGATATTTCTAAACGTGCGGAGAAGGGTTCCCAGTCCTTAACTTATATGGGACAAGCAATAGATAATCTTTCTAAAAGTTCCAAAGAGATCACTAAAACCATCGGGAATATCGCAGATATCAGCGAAAAAATAAACATGCTGGCACTGAATGCGTCCATCGAAGCTGCAAGAGCGGGAGAAGCAGGAAGAGGTTTTGCAGTAGTTGCGGACGAGGTTTCTAAACTTGCAGAAAGAACCGCTTTAAGTGTAAGAAGTATCAACGAATTGGTAAAGAAAAACCAAGAAGATATGAACCAAGGTTTGGAAAGGATACAGATCACTACAAAGGAGATCCAAGAAATTATAGAAACAATAGACAGAATGTCCGTACAGATCAAAGAAGTTCGGGCCGCGGTAAATTCCCAGCAAGAACTTAGAAATTCGGTATTAAAAGAAGCTGACTTCGTATTCAAACGTTCCGACGAGATCAGAAATGCAGTTACAGAACATAATACTGCCACAAGAGAAGTTGTGGATTCGGTTTCTTCTATCAGCGCTTTGGCAGTGAATAACTCGGAGAACAGCGATACTTTAGCGGAAAGAATTTTAGGAATTTCTAATACTGCGGATAAACTAGGAAATACGGTGGAAATGTTCCGTATAGCCGCAAAGGAAAAAGCAGCCGAGAAGTTACTGGATCCCAAGACTCACGAACTCAAATTCACGGCCGCGATCGGAAAACTATATTACGTTAAAAAGTATGATCTAGTTGAGATCGTATGGACTGAAAACTTCAGCTACGAAGGTTACAGAGAGATGCTGGAGAAGGGCCTGGAACTTGTAAGAGAAAAGCAAGTTACCAAATGGATGGCGGATACTTCTAATATGGGGATCGTTTCTGCGGAAGCACAAACCTGGGTAAACGAAACATGGTTCCCTAAAGCGATCGCTTCTACTTTAAAAAAGATCGCTATCGTCATCCCTCAATCGGTATTGTCCGAACTTTCAATAGATACTAAATCTATGAAAGCAGGGAATATAGATCTGATCAATACTCCTTCCAGAGAAGATGGAATGCGTTGGTTGACCTCCAAATAA
- a CDS encoding PAS domain-containing sensor histidine kinase — protein MNLQRLKRSIYPPLSADPEKDVSIKLLYGLMYVTFTVAVLYRIIHPIISEKPKNAYYSFYLIPTAVILCHILAKSGRIKLGAHIMIFLQWLALCIVSLREGGVYATSFSQFMIIIVLASLILGQVGSLFYALLSFFVGLLSIYLKSKGMIPAPSYPAGEWSAFIGNSVGFFMSWILMKFGLSGLSKIREELSRAQIDAKLGAIILNLETKEITLSKEYRIMLGDKTAKGSTTIFMDQFLEQYVEGEDKQRIPVILAEGARHFNDPSYSTEFVFRAKGDDGKTRYILAKGKYKDSIMAYGTGQDITEKHIAGEEIKASQELFSKVFKLSPYATSISNFDDGRYVDINDGFTELLGYTREDVIGRTSVELGIWLDAAEREHFKEKIKKDGFLYNEEVTFRAKDGRMIQVEFSTRFAMIDGETRMINMVKDISSKKEAAELRILNNEISAQNELIAKQKAELESTLDYLQKTQNQLILSEKMASLGQLVAGIAHEINNPIGVIRAANESVKSHFDRVLDRMQEAASVLENLGSEAKIEFQTLLKKGRAYQEIIPPKEVRAKTKILESRLKELEIFEARNLAEGLIEAGLETALEDFPKLFMGEKIQQVIQYALDEIQASRSSKLVDMSVDRTSKIVYALKNFSHFSNGGPKAPVDIRESIDTVLTIYQNQLKSGIEIIKEYEVGTPIVPGYSDDLLHVWTNLIYNAAQAMGFKGILKINVGNREKDKICVKISDNGPGIPESIQERIFEPFFTTKAPGEGSGLGLDIVKRIVENHGGTIGFETSSDGTAFLVILPQ, from the coding sequence ATGAATCTACAACGTCTTAAAAGATCGATTTATCCTCCATTATCCGCCGACCCCGAAAAAGACGTTTCGATCAAACTTCTTTACGGTCTGATGTATGTCACCTTTACGGTTGCGGTCTTATATCGGATCATTCATCCTATAATTTCTGAAAAACCTAAGAACGCTTATTATTCTTTCTATCTAATTCCTACTGCAGTGATCTTATGCCACATTCTCGCAAAATCGGGAAGGATAAAACTAGGCGCACATATCATGATCTTCTTACAATGGCTGGCACTTTGTATCGTGTCTTTGAGAGAAGGTGGAGTCTACGCTACATCATTCTCTCAATTTATGATCATTATAGTGCTGGCCTCTTTGATCTTGGGGCAGGTTGGATCCTTATTCTATGCGCTTCTTTCCTTTTTTGTGGGGCTCTTGAGCATATATCTAAAATCGAAAGGAATGATACCTGCTCCGAGTTATCCTGCGGGAGAATGGTCCGCGTTTATAGGAAATTCCGTAGGCTTTTTTATGTCCTGGATACTGATGAAATTCGGTTTATCAGGATTATCTAAAATACGAGAAGAATTATCCAGAGCACAGATCGACGCAAAGTTAGGTGCAATCATTCTGAATTTGGAAACCAAGGAAATAACCTTATCCAAAGAATACAGGATCATGTTGGGAGATAAAACCGCTAAAGGGTCCACGACTATCTTTATGGACCAATTTTTAGAACAATATGTAGAAGGAGAAGATAAACAAAGAATACCCGTTATCCTCGCTGAAGGAGCAAGACATTTCAACGATCCTTCTTATTCCACTGAGTTCGTTTTTAGGGCGAAGGGGGACGATGGAAAAACCAGGTATATTTTAGCCAAAGGTAAATATAAAGATTCCATAATGGCTTATGGAACAGGACAGGATATCACTGAAAAACATATAGCGGGCGAGGAGATCAAAGCCAGTCAGGAATTATTTTCTAAGGTATTCAAATTAAGCCCTTATGCAACTTCCATTTCCAATTTCGATGACGGAAGATATGTGGATATCAATGATGGATTTACCGAGTTACTTGGTTATACAAGAGAAGACGTGATCGGCCGGACTAGTGTAGAGTTAGGCATTTGGTTAGATGCGGCTGAAAGAGAACATTTTAAGGAAAAGATCAAAAAAGACGGATTCTTATATAATGAAGAAGTAACTTTCAGAGCGAAAGACGGGCGTATGATCCAGGTGGAATTTTCCACTAGATTCGCGATGATCGACGGAGAAACACGTATGATCAATATGGTGAAAGATATTTCTTCCAAAAAAGAAGCGGCTGAATTAAGGATCTTGAATAACGAGATCTCCGCTCAGAACGAATTGATCGCAAAACAAAAAGCGGAATTAGAATCCACACTTGATTATCTTCAAAAGACACAAAACCAACTGATACTTTCGGAAAAGATGGCTTCTCTTGGACAGTTGGTCGCGGGGATTGCGCATGAGATCAATAATCCGATCGGAGTGATCCGAGCCGCAAACGAGTCCGTCAAAAGCCATTTTGATCGCGTATTGGATAGAATGCAGGAAGCGGCTTCCGTATTAGAAAATTTAGGCAGCGAAGCTAAGATTGAATTCCAAACTTTATTAAAGAAAGGAAGAGCCTACCAAGAAATTATCCCTCCTAAAGAGGTAAGAGCTAAAACTAAAATTTTAGAATCTAGATTAAAGGAACTTGAGATTTTCGAAGCTAGAAATTTAGCGGAAGGTTTAATTGAAGCTGGATTAGAAACGGCGTTAGAGGATTTCCCGAAATTATTTATGGGAGAAAAGATCCAACAAGTGATCCAATATGCCTTGGATGAGATCCAGGCAAGCAGAAGTTCCAAATTAGTGGATATGTCCGTGGACAGAACTTCTAAGATCGTATATGCACTTAAAAATTTCTCCCATTTTAGTAACGGTGGGCCTAAAGCTCCCGTAGATATAAGGGAAAGTATAGATACGGTCCTTACGATCTACCAAAACCAATTGAAGTCCGGCATTGAGATCATAAAAGAATACGAGGTGGGAACTCCGATCGTTCCGGGATATTCGGATGATCTATTGCATGTATGGACCAACCTGATCTATAATGCTGCCCAAGCAATGGGCTTCAAAGGAATTCTAAAAATAAACGTAGGTAATAGGGAAAAAGACAAGATCTGCGTTAAGATTTCGGATAACGGGCCCGGTATTCCGGAATCGATACAAGAAAGGATTTTCGAACCGTTCTTTACGACCAAAGCCCCCGGAGAAGGTTCCGGACTTGGGTTGGACATAGTAAAACGTATCGTGGAAAACCACGGTGGAACTATAGGATTCGAAACTTCTTCCGATGGTACCGCGTTTTTAGTGATCCTGCCTCAGTGA
- a CDS encoding universal stress protein, which produces MKVLISFANPKMGAKLFGLTRALFSKSKENLSIVALHVVSVESKSEGFPILEEDEIFQAVREEAAGSEFSFETVGFPSDWIVPGIVEIAKSKEIDLLLLGAARSLFSDNLLGGKVGDVLRHLSELDIAVLADNGLVAPIEPIIYSPGLDSAPLFPFSSGLSTFIEKPIPVLSGVNQSEFGLNQTDQFKPWIPFSLNAAADQTKNLAILDYSTYKSFHSVLLDRQGLSFLILRKGN; this is translated from the coding sequence ATGAAAGTTCTAATTTCGTTTGCCAATCCCAAGATGGGAGCAAAACTTTTCGGGCTGACAAGGGCCCTATTCTCTAAATCCAAAGAAAATCTTTCCATAGTAGCGTTACACGTCGTTTCAGTAGAATCTAAATCGGAAGGATTTCCTATATTAGAAGAGGATGAAATTTTCCAAGCAGTTAGAGAAGAAGCCGCCGGTTCGGAATTCAGTTTTGAAACAGTAGGATTTCCTTCCGACTGGATTGTTCCAGGGATCGTAGAGATCGCAAAAAGTAAAGAGATCGATTTACTTCTGTTAGGTGCTGCACGTTCTTTGTTCTCCGACAATTTGCTCGGGGGAAAAGTAGGAGATGTGCTTAGACATTTGTCCGAATTGGACATAGCGGTTCTCGCAGATAACGGGTTAGTCGCTCCGATAGAACCGATTATCTACTCTCCCGGTCTGGATTCTGCTCCCCTCTTTCCATTTTCTTCCGGTCTTTCTACTTTTATAGAAAAACCGATCCCTGTTCTTTCAGGAGTCAACCAATCCGAGTTCGGACTGAACCAAACCGATCAGTTCAAACCTTGGATCCCATTTTCTTTAAACGCAGCAGCGGACCAAACCAAGAACCTGGCGATTTTGGATTATAGTACGTACAAATCCTTTCACTCCGTTCTATTGGATAGGCAAGGACTCTCTTTTCTGATCTTAAGAAAAGGGAATTAA
- a CDS encoding Crp/Fnr family transcriptional regulator: MPTILDFVHSVFTRVYPKDSFIFKEGEGSDGNMYFLFQGHLKVSKNRPDAGEKSIKEVFPGEFFGEIALISGRARAMSVQVLSPSAKLGVLNKSVFEKLEKTSPQFLLLLLKNTFEKLNRAEMKLEALYTEIHKKEEESKATESPAAEKEAEVSETSEVTNTETTQEEAPAEAAVNKES, encoded by the coding sequence ATGCCGACCATTCTGGATTTCGTTCACAGCGTTTTTACCCGGGTTTATCCGAAAGATTCCTTCATATTCAAAGAAGGAGAAGGATCCGACGGAAACATGTATTTCCTTTTCCAAGGGCATTTAAAGGTCAGCAAGAATCGCCCGGACGCCGGAGAGAAATCCATCAAGGAAGTTTTCCCCGGAGAATTTTTCGGAGAGATCGCTTTAATCTCAGGAAGAGCCAGAGCGATGTCGGTCCAAGTTCTTTCTCCTTCCGCCAAACTTGGAGTTCTAAATAAGAGTGTTTTCGAAAAACTGGAAAAAACAAGTCCTCAATTTTTACTCTTACTTCTCAAAAACACTTTCGAAAAATTGAATAGAGCTGAGATGAAACTAGAAGCTCTTTATACCGAGATCCATAAAAAAGAAGAAGAGTCCAAGGCTACAGAATCACCGGCGGCCGAAAAAGAAGCAGAAGTTTCGGAAACTTCCGAAGTAACAAACACTGAAACTACTCAAGAAGAAGCTCCCGCAGAAGCTGCAGTAAACAAGGAATCATAA